One genomic window of [Clostridium] scindens ATCC 35704 includes the following:
- a CDS encoding DUF2953 domain-containing protein, whose protein sequence is MLHILLLILKIIGIIIAAILGILVLLVCVILFVPIRYEAGAEFDGTLKGVKARVKVTWLARLFKAIAGYEGQELSWSVRTAWKTMKSGQDDKKTVEKEVGGYEEELEKEWEALEEEVEEPPKERKGHPKEDEEEPGLPERTETQFQKTEEDMEKAEAVAVPEDRERDSKDTKGKKGIGRKAKGLWEKAKALYRKIKCTFLAFCDRIKLLLEKKERLAEFITDEVHKKAFFKAKDEAFKLLRRLKPKKLAADLHYGFEDPCTTGQVLAGLSMLYPFWGEHVSIIPDFEHKVLEGSLYIKGRIRIIHFVRLMWNLAWCKEVRMTYRHVKEFEL, encoded by the coding sequence TCTTTTTGTGCCAATCCGGTACGAGGCAGGGGCGGAGTTTGACGGCACGCTTAAGGGAGTAAAGGCCAGGGTGAAAGTGACATGGCTTGCGCGCCTTTTTAAGGCAATAGCCGGGTATGAAGGCCAGGAACTGTCATGGAGCGTCCGGACAGCGTGGAAGACGATGAAGAGCGGACAGGATGATAAGAAGACAGTAGAAAAAGAGGTGGGAGGATATGAAGAAGAACTGGAAAAAGAGTGGGAAGCGCTGGAAGAAGAGGTGGAAGAGCCTCCGAAGGAGCGTAAAGGCCATCCGAAGGAAGATGAGGAAGAACCCGGATTACCTGAAAGAACTGAAACGCAGTTTCAAAAAACTGAAGAAGATATGGAAAAGGCAGAAGCCGTCGCTGTCCCGGAAGATAGGGAACGCGACAGCAAAGATACGAAAGGCAAAAAGGGCATAGGACGGAAGGCAAAAGGCCTGTGGGAAAAGGCAAAGGCTCTGTATCGGAAGATAAAATGTACATTCCTTGCGTTCTGTGATAGAATAAAATTATTGCTGGAGAAAAAGGAAAGACTGGCAGAGTTTATTACTGACGAAGTCCACAAGAAGGCATTCTTTAAGGCTAAGGACGAGGCATTCAAGCTGCTTCGCCGCCTGAAGCCTAAGAAGCTTGCGGCAGATCTCCATTATGGATTTGAGGATCCCTGCACGACCGGGCAGGTACTGGCGGGGCTTAGCATGCTGTATCCATTCTGGGGCGAGCATGTAAGCATTATCCCGGATTTTGAGCACAAGGTCCTGGAGGGCAGCCTGTACATCAAGGGCAGGATCCGCATCATCCATTTTGTCAGGCTTATGTGGAACCTGGCATGGTGCAAAGAAGTGCGTATGACATACCGTCATGTGAAAGAATTTGAATTATAA
- a CDS encoding GerW family sporulation protein, with product MAENNNFKGTVEALFHGMDGVVSSKTVVGDAIHIGDTIILPLVDVSFAVGAGAFNGDKKEKGAGGIGGKMTPSAVLVIQNGHTRLVNIKNQDTMTKILDMIPDVVEKFSSSKEGKMTEDDVKNILDEADSSKE from the coding sequence ATGGCAGAGAATAACAATTTTAAAGGAACGGTGGAAGCCCTGTTTCATGGGATGGACGGAGTTGTCTCATCCAAGACGGTGGTAGGAGATGCAATCCATATAGGAGATACGATCATTCTCCCTCTGGTGGACGTCTCATTCGCAGTAGGGGCTGGCGCGTTTAACGGAGACAAAAAGGAAAAAGGAGCCGGAGGTATCGGAGGCAAGATGACGCCAAGCGCCGTGCTTGTAATTCAGAATGGGCATACCAGGCTTGTGAACATCAAGAATCAGGATACGATGACCAAGATCCTTGATATGATACCGGATGTGGTAGAAAAGTTCAGTTCTTCAAAGGAAGGCAAGATGACGGAAGATGACGTAAAAAATATCCTTGATGAGGCTGATTCTTCCAAAGAATAG
- the rpmB gene encoding 50S ribosomal protein L28: MAKCAICEKGAHFGNNVSHSHRKSPKMWKSNVKSVRVKTEGGATKKMYVCTSCLKSGRVERA, from the coding sequence ATGGCTAAATGTGCTATTTGCGAAAAGGGTGCTCACTTTGGAAACAACGTAAGCCACTCTCATAGAAAATCACCAAAGATGTGGAAATCAAATGTAAAATCAGTTCGCGTGAAAACAGAGGGCGGAGCCACAAAGAAGATGTATGTTTGTACTTCTTGTTTAAAATCAGGCAGAGTTGAGCGTGCGTAA
- a CDS encoding Asp23/Gls24 family envelope stress response protein: MKGCMSTDLGIITIDPEVIAKYAGTVAVECFGIVGMAAVNMKDGFVHLLKRESLTRGIQVGISDDNHISINFHIIVAYGVSISAVTENLISNVKYKVEEFSGMPVDKINIYIEGVRVID, translated from the coding sequence ATGAAGGGATGTATGAGTACAGATCTTGGCATTATTACGATTGATCCTGAAGTGATTGCAAAATATGCAGGAACCGTAGCCGTTGAATGCTTTGGCATCGTAGGCATGGCTGCAGTGAATATGAAGGATGGATTTGTCCATCTGTTAAAGAGAGAAAGCCTGACAAGAGGAATCCAGGTAGGAATATCCGACGATAATCATATTAGTATTAACTTCCATATTATTGTTGCATATGGCGTAAGCATCTCGGCAGTTACTGAGAATCTGATTAGTAACGTAAAATATAAGGTAGAAGAATTTTCCGGTATGCCGGTAGATAAGATCAATATCTACATTGAAGGCGTCAGAGTCATCGATTAG